The window CCGGCGCTGCATGACGTGGCGCTGACGTTGAAGCCGGGGCAGATGCTGGGGCTGTGCGGGCCGACCGGGGCCGGTAAGTCGACATTACTGTCGCTGATCCAGCGCCAGTTCGACGTCGACCAAGGGCAGATCCGCTATCACGGCCTGCCGTTGCCGCAGGTCAAACTCGACGACTGGCGTTCGCGGCTGTCGGTGGTGAGCCAAACGCCGTTCCTGTTCTCCGATACCGTGGCGAACAACATCGCACTGGGCCATCCGGGGGCGACGCAGGCGCAGATCGAACAGGCGGCGCGGTTGGCCAGCGTCCATGAGGACATTCGGCGGCTGCCGCAGGGCTATGACACCGAGGTGGGCGAACGCGGCGTGATGCTGTCGGGCGGGCAGAAACAGCGCATCTCCATTGCACGAGCGCTGCTGCTGGATGCGGAAATCCTGATCCTCGACGATGCGCTGTCGGCGGTGGATGGCCGTACCGAACACCAGATCCTGCACAACCTGCGCAGCTGGGGACAAGATCGCACGGTGATCATCAGCGCGCACCGGCTGTCGGCATTGACCGAAGCCAGCGAGATCCTGGTGATGCAGCACGGCGGCGTGGCGCAGCGCGGCGATCCGGCGGCGTTGGCGGCGCAGCCGGGCTGGTATCGCGATATGTACCGTTATCAGCAGCTGGAAGCGGCGCTGGACGAAGCGCCGGAAAACGGCGAGGAGGCGTTGGCCGATGAATAAAGTGCAAAAGCTGTGGCCGACGCTGAAGCGGCTGCTGGCCTACGGCTCGCCGTACCGCAAACCGCTGGGGCTGGCGGTGCTGATGCTGTGGATCGCGGCGGCGGCGGAAGTCGCCGGGCCGATCCTGGTGAGCTATTTTATCGATAATTACGTCGCCAAAGGGCAACTGCCGCTGATGATTGTCGGCGGGCTGGCGGCGGCTTACATTCTGCTGGAGCTGCTGGCGGCGGCGCTGCACTACTTCCAGGCGCTGCTGTTCAACCAGGCGGCGGTGGGGGTGGTGCAGCGGCTGCGCACCGACGTGATGGACGCCGCGCTGCGCCAGCCGCTCAGCGCCTTCGACACGCAACCGGTCGGGCAATTGATCTCGCGCGTTACCAACGACACCGAAGTGATCAAGGATCTGTACGTGATGGTGGTCTCCACGGTGCTGAAAAGCGCCGCGCTGATCGGCGCCATGCTGGTGGCGATGTTCAGCCTCGACTGGCGCATGGCGCTGGTGGCCATCTGCATCTTCCCGGCGGTGTTCGTGGTGATGGGCATTTATCAATATTACAGCACGCCGATCGTGCGCCGGGTGCGCAGTTATCTGGCGGACATCAACGACGGTTTCAACGAAGTGATCAACGGCATGGGCGTGATCCAGCAATTCCGCCAGCAGGTGCGCTTCGGCGAGCGCATGAGCGCCGCCAGCCAGTCGCACTATCTCGCGCGCATGCAGACCCTGCGGCTCGACGGTTTCCTGCTGCGGCCGCTGCTCAGCCTGTTTTCGGCGCTGGTGCTGTGCGGTTTGCTGATGTTGTTCGGCTTCAGCGGCGAAGGCGTGATTGGCGTCGGCGTGCTCTATGCCTTCATCAACTACCTGGGGCGTTTGAACGAACCGCTGATCGAGCTGACGTCACAACAGTCGATCCTGCAGCAGGCGGTGGTGGCCGGCGAACGTATTTTCGAACTGATGGATCGCAGCCAGCAGAGCTACGGCGCCGACGATAGTCCGTTGGCCGGCGGCCGTATCGATATCACCGATCTGAGCTTCGCTTACCGCGCGGACAAAAAGGTGCTGCAGCATATTTCGCTGTCGGTGCCGTCGCGCGGCTTCGTGGCGCTGGTCGGGCACACCGGCAGCGGCAAGAGCACCTTGGCTAACCTGCTGATGGGTTATTACCCGGTCAGCGAGGGGGAAGTGCGTCTCGATGGCCGCCCGATCTCCAGCTTGTCGCACCGCACGCTGCGCCAGGGCGTGGCGATGGTGCAGCAGGATCCGGTGGTGATCGCCGATTCGGTGCTGGCCAACGTCACGTTGGGGCGCAATATCGAGGAAGACGCCGTTTGGCGGGCGCTGGAAACGGTGCAGCTGGCGGATCTGGTGCGCGGCTTCCCGCAGGGTATCCACACCCGCCTGGGGGAGCAGGGCAATAACCTGTCGGTCGGGCAGAAACAGCTGCTGGCGATGGCGCGGGTCTTGGTGCAGGCGCCGCAGATCCTGATCCTCGACGAGGCGACCGCCAATATCGACTCGGGCACCGAACAGGCTATCCAGCGCGCGCTGCGTGCGATCCGCGAGCACACCACGCTGGTGGTGATCGCCCACCGGCTGTCGACCATCGTCGATGCCGATTCCATTTTGGTGCTGCATCGCGGCCAGGCGGTGGAGCAGGGCAACCATCAGCAGTTGCTGGCGCAGCAGGGGCGTTACTACCAGATGTACCAGCTGCAGTTGGCGGGCGAACAACTGGCGGAAGCGGTGCGCGAGGAGAGCCAACCCGCCTGAACATGGGCCGCGCTCGCGGCCCTTCTTTCTTTCCAACGCACCATAAGCAGGCAAACCATCTGGGCCACGCCCCCTTTCTGCACTTTTTCGACGCGATGCGCACCAAATCGGTGCGCATTATTTAACCTATCCAAGGTGTCGGTGCCGTGCCGCCTCGCGGCTGCGCCCGCGTGCCCGCTAATCCGCTGAATCGCCCTGCAAAATTAAATTTGGCACAGCCCTTGCTACATATGACGCGTACCAGGGGTGAGTTTGGGCTTAATTCGTGGAGGGGCAATATGAAGCTGGTGACCGTGGTAATCAAACCGTTCAAGCTGGAGGACGTGCGCGAGGCCTTGTCCTCCGTGGGCATTCAGGGGTTGACCGTAACCGAAGTGAAGGGCTTTGGCCGCCAGAAGGGGCACGCCGAGCTGTATCGCGGCGCCGAATATAACGTCAACTTCCTGCCCAAGGTCAAAATCGATATCGCCATCGCCGACGATCAGTTGGATGAAGTGGTTGATGTGATTAGCAAAGCCGCTTACACCGGCAAAATCGGCGACGGCAAAATTTTCGTTGCCGAATTGCAACGCGTGATCCGCATTCGCACCGGCGAAACCGACGAATCGGCACTGTAACCGCGAACTCAGTTAAGTGATGGGGATGATTGATAATGAAAAGACTGTTATCCATGTTGGGCCTGAGTTCGGTAACCCTGGTTCCTTCTTTGGCCCTGGCCGCCCCGGCGGTCGCCGATAAGGCCGACAACGCCTTTATGATGATCTGCACCGCGTTGGTGCTGTTCATGACGCTGCCGGGCATTGCGCTGTTTTACGGCGGTCTGCTGCGCGGCAAAAACGTGCTGTCGATGCTGACGCAGGTCACCGTCACCTTCGCGTTGGTCTGCGTGCTGTGGGTGCTGTATGGCTACAGCCTGGCGTTCAGCGAAGGCAATGCGGTGTTCGGCGGATTCGAGACGGCGATGCTGAAAGGCATCGGCATCGACAGCGTCACCGGCAGCATCAGCCAGATGATCCACGTCGCTTTCCAGGCCTCCTTCGCCTGTATCACCGTGGCGTTGGTGGTGGGCGGCTTCGCCGAACGCATTCGTTTCTCGGCGGTGCTGATCTTCGCGATCCTGTGGTTCACGCTGTCTTATCTGCCGATCGCGCACATGGTGTGGGGCGGCGGTTACCTGGCCGCCGACGGCGCATTGGACTTCGCCGGCGGCACCGTGGTGCACATCAACGCCGCCAGCGCCGGGTTGATCGGCGCCTACCTGATTGGCAAACGCGCCGGCTTCGGTAAAGAGGCCTTCAAACCGCACAACCTGCCGATGGTGTTTACCGGGGCGTCCATCCTGTATATCGGCTGGTTCGGCTTCAATGCCGGTTCCGCCAGTGCGGCCAACGGCATTGCGGCCTTGGCATTCCTCAATACCGTGGTTGCCACTGCGGGCGCCATTCTCTCCTGGACCTTTGCCGAGTGGGTGCTGCGCGGCAAGCCTTCATTGTTGGGCGCCTGCTCCGGCATGATCGCCGGGCTGGTTGCAGTGACGCCGGCGGCGGGCACCGTGGGGGTGGGCGGGGCGTTGATCATCGGCCTGGTGGGCGGCGTTGCCGGCCTGTGGGGCGTCGTGACGCTGAAAAAATGGCTGAAAGTGGACGACACCTGCGACGTGTTCGGTGTGCACGGGGTGTGCGGCATCGTCGGCTGCCTGTTGACCGGGGTGTTCACCGCCTCTTCACTGGGCGGCACCGGTTACGCCGAAGGGGTGACGATGGGCCATCAGGTCTGGATCCAGCTGGTGAGCGTGCTGATCACGCTGGTGTGGTCGAGCGTCGCCGCCTTTATCGCCTTCAAGATCGCGGGCGCGATGGTTGGATTGAGAGTGCCGGAGGAGCAGGAACGCGAGGGGCTGGACGTCAATAGCCACGGCGAGAGCGCCTACAACCAATAAGGCTCAAAGCAGGGCAGTGCGCTAAAGACTAAAATAATGATGAAGCCAAAAGGGGCGATGGAAACATCGCCCCTTTCTTTATGCTGCGGATCAGGCGTCGCGTTGGCGAATCACCCCTTCCTGCACGGTGGTGGCGACCAGTACGCCGTCGCGGGTATAAATCTGGCCGCGCACAAAGCCCCGTGCGCCGGAGGCGGAGGAGCTCTCCACCGCGTACAGCAGCCAGTCATCCATGCGGAACGGACGGTGGAACCACATTGAGTGGTCAATGGTGGCCACCTGCATGCCCGGCTCGAGGAAACCGACGCCGTGCGGCTGCAGCGCCGTCGGCAGGAAATTAAAGTCCGACGCGTAGCCCAGCAGATATTGGTGGATGCGCTGATCGTCCGGCATGCTGCCGTTGGCGCGGAACCACACATAGCGATGCGGTTCTTCCACGCTGCCTTTCAGCGGGTTATGGAATTTCACCGGGCGCATTTCGATCGGCTTCTGGCCGATAAATTTTTCGCGCACTTTTTCCGGCAGCATATGCGCCAGCTTCTGGGCGATCTCTGATTCAGACAGCAGCCCTTCCGGCGGCGGCACGTCCGGCATCAGGTTCTGATGCTCGAAGCCCGTTTCCGGACTTTGGAAGGAGGCGGTCATATAGAAGATAGGTTTGCCGTGCTGGATGGCGCTGACGCGGCGCGCGCTGAAGCTGTTGCCGTCGCGCAGGGTTTCCACGTCGTAAACGATAGGTTTGCTGCTGTCGCCCGGGCGCAGGAAGTAGCTGTGGAACGAATGCACGCTGCGCTCGTCCGGCACCGTCTGTTTGGCGGCGTACAACGCCTGGCCGACCACCTGCCCGCCGAATACCTGGCGCAGCCCCAGATCTTCACTCTGACCGCGGAACAATCCTTCTTCGATTTTCTCCAGATCCAGCAGATCGAGGAGGTTTTGCAATGCCTGGCTCATAAAGTTGTTACCTTTCTAATAATCATTTTGCGCAGTGTGCGGAATATCACGGCGCGGCGTCAACATTTTGCGTTAAGGGCCGATGAGAATGCTCTTAATCATGGACGCCGTGGGCTGCTTAAGTGATTAATAGGCGGGGTAAAGTGGATTTATCAGTGTTTTGTGCTAGGTTTAATAGGTGAGGTGGTGAAAGCCACCAACATGTTGATAATAAAAAAGGAGACCGATCCATGAAACTCTGGCAAATCGTAGGCGGTGCCGCGGCACTGACGATCACGCTGGCAGGATGCGCGCAAAAGAGTGCCGATGTGCCTACACAGGCGGCCGGTAACCCGGCGGCTGCGCAAACGCAGATTCAGGGCCCGGCGGTGACAGGTTCGGTTAATATACGTCAGCGCATTGCGCTGCCGCCGGACGCCGTACTGACGGTCACCCTCTCTGACGCTTCGCTGGCAGATGCGCCGTCCAAAGTGATTGCACAGCGCGCGGTACGTACTGAAGGGCAGCAGGCGCCATTCAGCTTTACGCTGCCGTACAACCCGTCCGACATCCAACCGAATGCGCGCATCATTCTGAGCGCGGCGGTGACGGTCAACGGGCGCCTGATGTTCATTACCGACACCATCCAGGAAGTGGTTAACCGCAACGGCACCCGCGCCGATCTGCTGCTGGTTCCGGTTCAGGGTGTGCCGATTCAGGCTGCGCCAACCGCCATGCAGTAAACTTACTGCGGTACAGCAAGATGAAATCAACAGCCTTTGCGCTTCGGCCAAAGGCTGTTTTGTTTTACCAGCGCCAGCCGTAGCGTTCGAAATCGACCGTGCTGTGCGGGCCGAAAATTATCCCCTCCGCCAGCAGTGCCTGCCGTTGCCGTTGAAAATCCTCCCCCTGCTGCGAGATCTGTCCGTGCCGGTTGATCACCCGGTGCCAGGGCAGCGTGCTGCCTTCGGGCAAACGCCGCAGCACGCCGCCAACCTGACGCGCGGCGCGCGGCGAACCGGCCAGCCGGGCGACTTCACCGTAAGTGGTGACTTTGCCGAACGGGATGGCGGCCACGATATGGAAAACCCGCTGGCTGAAAGAGGCGTCTTCTGGTTGCATATTGCTGTTCCTGCACGAGTCAAAACCCAGGCGAAGAGTGTGCCACAGCGCAGGTGGGTAAGAAAACAGCGGTTGGCCCCGGTTGGCTTGCTATTTGGTGGGGCATCGCCGATAATGCCCACCGCTTCAGAGTACAGAAGCCGTCAATGGGGGCCCTGTTGGTTCTCCCGCAACACTAACTTGTGAACTCGGTCAGGTCCGGAAGGAAGCAGCCGCAGCAGGTGACGTGTGTGCCGGGATGTAGCTGGCAGGGTCCCCACCCATTTGGGCTTCGCCAATCCGCGCTTTTGTCACCTCTCTTCCACGTATCTATTATCCATTTCTGTCATCAGGCAGAGCGACACGCATTTCTTTTCTTCTCGCCCTTAATTCTTTTGGATAATGAATTAGCGGTGCTGGGGTGAAGGCATAGTGAGGCGGCCGATGAGGTAACCTGTCTCGATTAAAAAAGAAAATTGTTTCCGGACAATATTATTATCGAAAGAGGGAACGTAAATGAAGTTTTACTGTCAATAGGAAAAGTACGTATTTAACTTGAACATTGAGGCCGATAAAAGCATCGGCTCAACGCGTTGGGGGGCTGATTATCTGACATATTTCCAAACGGAGGTGGGGATTTTGTCATACAGTTTGTTCATGGTGAGCTCTGCCAGACGGTGATCGGCCGCTGAGTAAAACAGCTCCAGTTCATCATCGGAAAGCTCGTACTTATTTTTCTCAATAACACGTTCGAGAGTATCAATCGTGGTGCATTTACGT of the Serratia marcescens subsp. marcescens ATCC 13880 genome contains:
- the amtB gene encoding ammonium transporter AmtB, with amino-acid sequence MKRLLSMLGLSSVTLVPSLALAAPAVADKADNAFMMICTALVLFMTLPGIALFYGGLLRGKNVLSMLTQVTVTFALVCVLWVLYGYSLAFSEGNAVFGGFETAMLKGIGIDSVTGSISQMIHVAFQASFACITVALVVGGFAERIRFSAVLIFAILWFTLSYLPIAHMVWGGGYLAADGALDFAGGTVVHINAASAGLIGAYLIGKRAGFGKEAFKPHNLPMVFTGASILYIGWFGFNAGSASAANGIAALAFLNTVVATAGAILSWTFAEWVLRGKPSLLGACSGMIAGLVAVTPAAGTVGVGGALIIGLVGGVAGLWGVVTLKKWLKVDDTCDVFGVHGVCGIVGCLLTGVFTASSLGGTGYAEGVTMGHQVWIQLVSVLITLVWSSVAAFIAFKIAGAMVGLRVPEEQEREGLDVNSHGESAYNQ
- a CDS encoding HHA domain-containing protein produces the protein MTKTDYLMRLRKCTTIDTLERVIEKNKYELSDDELELFYSAADHRLAELTMNKLYDKIPTSVWKYVR
- the tesB gene encoding acyl-CoA thioesterase II encodes the protein MSQALQNLLDLLDLEKIEEGLFRGQSEDLGLRQVFGGQVVGQALYAAKQTVPDERSVHSFHSYFLRPGDSSKPIVYDVETLRDGNSFSARRVSAIQHGKPIFYMTASFQSPETGFEHQNLMPDVPPPEGLLSESEIAQKLAHMLPEKVREKFIGQKPIEMRPVKFHNPLKGSVEEPHRYVWFRANGSMPDDQRIHQYLLGYASDFNFLPTALQPHGVGFLEPGMQVATIDHSMWFHRPFRMDDWLLYAVESSSASGARGFVRGQIYTRDGVLVATTVQEGVIRQRDA
- a CDS encoding MGMT family protein, whose product is MQPEDASFSQRVFHIVAAIPFGKVTTYGEVARLAGSPRAARQVGGVLRRLPEGSTLPWHRVINRHGQISQQGEDFQRQRQALLAEGIIFGPHSTVDFERYGWRW
- a CDS encoding YbaY family lipoprotein codes for the protein MKLWQIVGGAAALTITLAGCAQKSADVPTQAAGNPAAAQTQIQGPAVTGSVNIRQRIALPPDAVLTVTLSDASLADAPSKVIAQRAVRTEGQQAPFSFTLPYNPSDIQPNARIILSAAVTVNGRLMFITDTIQEVVNRNGTRADLLLVPVQGVPIQAAPTAMQ
- the glnK gene encoding P-II family nitrogen regulator; the encoded protein is MKLVTVVIKPFKLEDVREALSSVGIQGLTVTEVKGFGRQKGHAELYRGAEYNVNFLPKVKIDIAIADDQLDEVVDVISKAAYTGKIGDGKIFVAELQRVIRIRTGETDESAL
- the smdB gene encoding multidrug efflux ABC transporter permease/ATP-binding subunit SmdB; amino-acid sequence: MNKVQKLWPTLKRLLAYGSPYRKPLGLAVLMLWIAAAAEVAGPILVSYFIDNYVAKGQLPLMIVGGLAAAYILLELLAAALHYFQALLFNQAAVGVVQRLRTDVMDAALRQPLSAFDTQPVGQLISRVTNDTEVIKDLYVMVVSTVLKSAALIGAMLVAMFSLDWRMALVAICIFPAVFVVMGIYQYYSTPIVRRVRSYLADINDGFNEVINGMGVIQQFRQQVRFGERMSAASQSHYLARMQTLRLDGFLLRPLLSLFSALVLCGLLMLFGFSGEGVIGVGVLYAFINYLGRLNEPLIELTSQQSILQQAVVAGERIFELMDRSQQSYGADDSPLAGGRIDITDLSFAYRADKKVLQHISLSVPSRGFVALVGHTGSGKSTLANLLMGYYPVSEGEVRLDGRPISSLSHRTLRQGVAMVQQDPVVIADSVLANVTLGRNIEEDAVWRALETVQLADLVRGFPQGIHTRLGEQGNNLSVGQKQLLAMARVLVQAPQILILDEATANIDSGTEQAIQRALRAIREHTTLVVIAHRLSTIVDADSILVLHRGQAVEQGNHQQLLAQQGRYYQMYQLQLAGEQLAEAVREESQPA